CAGCGCAGCAAGTGCTTCCAGATTGATCCACAGGTTATTCGTGTTGAAGTAGCGATGTTTATCGATATTCTGGAAATGACCGGTATCATCAGCCGGACACTGCGCTGATTCGCGCAACAGAAATCCGCCTGACGGATCTACTGCAAGATGCCCCCCTTTGCGATCAGCCGCGGTTCTATCAGCAACCTCCATCAGGAATGGCAAATTGTGTTTTGCAAAATACCCCAGCAACAGCGGGTCGATAACCGCACCCAGGTTGTCACTATTGGATACAAACACGTATTTGATGCCGGCGTTGCGAAGTTCGGCCAGCATGCCGGTGGTCACCATCGCAATATAGAGGTCGCCGTGCCCTGGCGGACACCACTCAAGCGCAACATCAGTCGGCCAACGCACAGGCTCAAGCGTTTCCTGGTTGACTTTGGGAATTTTGTGCTGGATAAAATCCAATGGCACCGCTCGCTTCAAATCTGGGTAATCTGCAATTTTGTCCCGCGAATCATCAGCCGTTGAGAAACTGTTCATGAGCAAAAGTGACACATCCCAGTGGATGGCTTGCTGTGCAATCACATCCAGGAAAGTCTGCTCTTCTCGAACAGCCAGTAGCGACTTGGCCCGTTTCAGGCCCATGCTAGTCCCAAGTCCACCGTTCAGTTTAAGCATTGCTGTATGGGCAAGCTCACGTTCTCCAGCAGCACGATACGTTGAGGCCAGCTTCTCATAATCGGGTATATCCTGCGCCGGCTCAATTGACGATTCTGCAATCATGCCGGTCTCACCACGAACCAGCTGCTGGTAGTAATAGGCAAAAGAGCGTGCAGCAAGATCGGGCATCCCCTCCTCTTTCATGCGATCCAAAAATGCATCCAGATGCGTAAGCGTGGCGTCCATATACTCAAATACTAAATTTTTACTGGAAGGCTAGAGAAGTGGGTACGTGCCTTTCAGGATTATCAAATGCACTAACCGGTCGTTGCCCGACCCGTTTCATCCTGAAAAAACTTGATGCAATAGTATAGGCAGAATACCAATTTTAGCATTACCTTAAATAGAATTAGATGTGAGAAAGCAACGTTCCATCCATCTACCCGAGTTTTGCCGGAAGCCTTTTGACAACCCTGTTACCTTACTTGATATCGCGACGTGCACTGTCCACTTGAGCGAAAAAACACGCAAAGCAGGCTTAACATAACAAGGTGACTGAGACTAAACAGTACGGATAGAAGGGTAAAACCAAAAAAAACATGGTGTAACGGGAAGCAAATACGCAGTTTATGCGTCTCTATATACGCCCTGCAATAGCAGTTATTGCATTGAGATGTATCGTATCAGAGGTGTCATCACCCCAAACGCTAGCAACTCCATCCCATATTTCGTGAAGTAAGTGGTCGCGCGCCTCCACGCGTCCCACTCTATTGGATTTTAAAACAACCAGTTTCCCCATGAAGCATTCCTTCGTGTTTGTATTGATTTTTTCGTTTTTGTTTGTAGGATGTCAGGACAGTAATGGCCGGTTCACCTTGCGCCGAAACAGCCCAGAAGCCGGCACCGAAGCACGCGCAGCCATCGCCCAGATGAGTCCGATTGAGCTTGACCGTT
The window above is part of the Bacteroidota bacterium genome. Proteins encoded here:
- a CDS encoding UTP--glucose-1-phosphate uridylyltransferase, whose amino-acid sequence is MDATLTHLDAFLDRMKEEGMPDLAARSFAYYYQQLVRGETGMIAESSIEPAQDIPDYEKLASTYRAAGERELAHTAMLKLNGGLGTSMGLKRAKSLLAVREEQTFLDVIAQQAIHWDVSLLLMNSFSTADDSRDKIADYPDLKRAVPLDFIQHKIPKVNQETLEPVRWPTDVALEWCPPGHGDLYIAMVTTGMLAELRNAGIKYVFVSNSDNLGAVIDPLLLGYFAKHNLPFLMEVADRTAADRKGGHLAVDPSGGFLLRESAQCPADDTGHFQNIDKHRYFNTNNLWINLEALAALIEKTEGILGLPMIRNSKTVDPRDGGSTPVYQLETAMGAAIAVFEGAGAVRVPRTRFAPVKTTNELLAVRSDAYQMNKDFTLALIPEREGRPCAINLDRTHYKTVDALAEKFPHGSPSLKDCQRLEVVGDVRFGKNIVCRGNVTITNNADQPKHIEDGTVLDGVVVFS